TTGTATACTGCATTTCCGTATCAGGGCCCACTTAAACCCTCCTTCTTTCACAGTAGAAACCAGATTGATTGATCCTCTTTCATTCAACTAGTCCGAATTCTTTGTGAAGGCCAGACATTTCCTGACAGCTTTTCTCAGGGCCGccttgacctctctgtttctcaggctgtagacgAGGGGATTGGTCAGGGGAGTCAGGACTGTGTAGCAGACAGAGAACACTTTGTTCAGGGCTCTCAGGTTGCTGGATTTCGGTAGCATGTAGACAATCATTACAGTCCCATAGAAAAGTGTTAAcacaatgaggtgagaggagcaggtggaaaaggccctTTGCCTCCCAATGGTGGAAGAGATTCTCAGGATGGTGCTAACTATACAGACGTAGGATGTCATGGTTAATAGAAATGGGGAAACTACATCTAAGAAGGAAAATATATAAAGAACCAGCATTATCTGGCTGGTGTCGCTGCAGGAGAGCTTTAAAATTGGGGTGAgatcacaaaagaaatggtccATTTCATTGGGGCCACAGAAAATTAATTGTGACATAAAACACATCATTATTATAGAAGGTAGAAATCCATT
The Mauremys reevesii isolate NIE-2019 linkage group 15, ASM1616193v1, whole genome shotgun sequence DNA segment above includes these coding regions:
- the LOC120383056 gene encoding olfactory receptor 10A7-like, producing MQLMEKGDAENQTDFTEFILLAFGDLPELQILLFLVFLVIYIVTMAGNILIIALLVTDQHLHTPMYFFLGNLSCLETCYTSILLPRMLASFLTGDRTISVVGCMTQFFVLCFLATTECYLLAAMSYDRYLAICKPLHYGTCMNGKLCLQLAAGCWINGFLPSIIMMCFMSQLIFCGPNEMDHFFCDLTPILKLSCSDTSQIMLVLYIFSFLDVVSPFLLTMTSYVCIVSTILRISSTIGRQRAFSTCSSHLIVLTLFYGTVMIVYMLPKSSNLRALNKVFSVCYTVLTPLTNPLVYSLRNREVKAALRKAVRKCLAFTKNSD